In the genome of Schistocerca piceifrons isolate TAMUIC-IGC-003096 chromosome X, iqSchPice1.1, whole genome shotgun sequence, the window GACATGAGCTTAAAGGCAGATATGTTATTGGCTAAAACTGTGTCTTGATCAGGAATATTGACAAAACAGAATTTTATGCTCCCAATacagttaaatattttattattcagtTACTTCAGATTAATTTTTTAATGAACCATATTACTGGCACAACAGTTTctactaaaaaaaaattgttactctATATTTAATGTAACTGCTTTAAATTTTTTGTCCTTTTCCGTTAATTCAGGTTTGTCTTTTGCATTTTTCTGGGAAATGCAAAATAGTGTTTTTCCCAACTGTTATTAAATTTTGTCTGTCGAAGTTTGTCACTAAAGACCTCCATAGTTTTGAAATGTTAAAAGAAGTGACTTTTGTTTAAGGTATCGGAAGGAGAGAGAAGACAGAACACCAAAGAAACCAGAAAAGAGGAACAAGGCAAAGAGGAATGATGTGGAAAATGGCAGTTTGTCTTGCAAGAAGTTAAAAATTCGTAAAGGCCTGGTAACAGTAATGGAACAAGAAAATGTTCAACATAAAAAATCTAGCAGTCAGAGAGCCACCATTAATGTTGAGCAAACTTGTATTAGAAGTTGCATcccaggagatgtgaagcagaatTTTAAATTAGATGTGAACTCAGATTCTGCAACTTTAAATGGCAATGGTGAACTGTACTCCCATGAAACCTGCAAAATACGGAAGAACAGTGACATTAGAGTTGAACAACCAAAGAAGAGATGGCTGCGAGAAGCATGTAGAGATCAAGCTCTGTGGGGGGTAAAGAATGAATTGGCTCAACCAATCCAGTGGAATGACAGAGATTATTGTACTGCCAGTATGTTTGAAGAGCTGAGGCCAATGAAAGAGTGCCATGATGCCAACCAGTTGAGGCCAACGGTGTTAATGTTGGCTGCAAGGGAAGGTGAACAGTCTCCAGCAGATGATGGGTATTTAGTTTGGCAAGCTCCCAGTAATCAACCAGATGATAATTTGAAATGGATGGGAGCAATGGCTCTCATGCAGCTATCCAAAGCAAAGGAAGTTGAAAATTTTGATTCTGAAAGTGCTACTACTCCACTAAACCTTTCTCAGCCACGATATATGGAACTGTAGACGACAGTGTAAGTGGTGGTTTTTAACAGTCAGTTAAGACTGCATGCAGTATTTATACCCCCAGAGAAGTGTTAAAGGTTTTGTGACtggataaaaatatttaaaaatcttgATGTGATTTTCTTACAAAAAATCTTAACATGATCAGATTGGGGGTTGCTTGTATATtgacaataaaaaattttatttctgctgtTAATAATGGATGGTGCCCAGCACCAGGATGTAAATGGTGCTATCAAATGGTCTGCCGTCATTTAAGATTATATTATCACACAAAATGCAATGATGGCATAAGATGATTATTGTATGATCATAGGTTTCTGTTCAATTAATGTTCTGTGGAAAGTGTCACTTCACACCAGCACCTACACAAGTGGTGGTAGACATCTGTTTATCTGTTATTTTTCACAACTTACAGTGCATTACTGCATGCAGTATTAATAATGCATTGCCACAGTGCCCAATTTGGTAGTTAGTTTTTTGGGAGTTTATGCCACTTAAGTCACTTCAAAAGTCATTTCTCCTTTTTAGAAAAGGTACATTAGTGGTAAAATTCAAGAGGCCATGCTTCAATTAGCATATATTTGCCAAGCTGTGGATATTTCTGTTAACAGGTATTTTAATGTAAAACCTTTTTAAAAAAGGTATATTATTTAAACAAACTTTTAATGTAGCTAATGCATAACCTAGCAACTGAAAAAATGTACAGTAACTGCTTTTATTTAGCACAAagaattttttatataattattgcAAGGAATGAAGTTAAATTTGTATAATGTTGGAATTTTAATTAACTATTTACAAACAGATTTATGGAGATCATACTTAAGAATCTCACTATGTGCTTCAAACATTGCAGCTTGGAGatttgtaacatattttaaatgtttttttttaattactataTTGTTTTGTAAGATATTAGAtgcttttatttttcttgtatGAATGTTAATGTTACCTTCTGTTTTAATCTTTATGCGTTAATACTGGAAAAATGACGACCTGGTACAAAAATATGGaagttaaaaataaatattgttttactGTAAATATATCTTTAATGGTAAGCATAGTTACTGTGCTGTTCATTGTTTTCTCACTGGATTGATTGGTGGAAGTTTTGCATCCATTCATTATCCAGCACGTTGCGTCAAATGTCAGCTGTTCCTTTGTTGGTGAGAAATTCCTTTTCTTAAACCTCTAACTGCGGGTGATTTTCAGATTTCTTTTTTCAATTGTGGGGCATTTTTATTCGATAATGAGAGTAGTTGTCAGTATAGAATAATAGGAATACAAATTTAAGGCTTTTTTTGGCCACTTGTCAAATTGCCTTTTGACTTCTGTCTAGAGTTTTTCGGCCGATATTTGTTTGATTTTCTTGACATTTTTCCAGCACAAAtggctggcattatcaaagctACACCCTCATTGATGGTGGTGCGCAGGCGTTGAGCTCACGACTGCAGGTTATATATACCCAGCGCGCAAATATCAAAGGCCATTCTGGGGTAATTACCGCTGCGGTTCTCCCCTTGCTATGCAATGATCTTTTGCTGCAGTACGGGAATCCAGGAGCCATTCAGATTCAGGCTTTCCTCTTCCAATAGCTTCCCTGACCAAATGGATgaaataccatatttactcgaatctaagccgcactttttttccggttttcgtaatccaaaaaaccgcctgcggcttagaatcgagtgcaaagcaagcggaagttatgaaaaatgttgatacgtgccaccacaactaacttccaccgtcgaatatatgtagcgctacgcgggcatgctttgtaggcacaaagataaatactggcgccaaaacctctgcgtcagtaaataattttttttttaaaaaaagtggaagacgagcttttttctccgccgcgagtttcgaccactgcattttcatacattatccaatgaagtaaatacaaattccgtattgttcatcttcgaatgtagcacaatttcagtgtactatgaaaatctgactggcaagactgtttgggatgtttgtcaatatggccaactctacgttctgaattttttcctatctgtgagaagagatggttgctaataggaacctgatgaaatttgaatcacatacagtattctcttcaccataagagtaatacgaatataaacattttgccatgtattctttcgtgtttgctgctatctcatttaaatcctgtctgcctaataaactacgaaattagagtgagacaacagcaaacgcggaagaatattcgtatcatgtcatgtttatattcgtattattcttatgcctaatagtgatacagtcagaaatgaagcacggcaagtgactagatttttaaatctaagatgactctaatttctgtgcagaatttgatgtaataaagaagcggccgcaaagattttcaaacggagaaaatttttgcctaaccctcgttcagaacatgttctatcatacgcagtctattatttgattcttgttgatcattatcaaagaaagcagcagtgtaagtaacgtctcttgccattgtttcgctaatgagacgattcctctctctttttttttaattgtacgcggcggtagcgcgcacaaaagcaagccatgccacgagtcgcgacaggtcgtaaacacgcactatcagaatgcgacaaacaatgcatgatacagtgcagtaatgcattttcagcttaagagtgacgcaaacacctataacaaagaaaacggcacttatcagatcaaagcaaaataagcaatcgattcaaaccagacaaagcacgtgaaaaaggaagggtacccgtataaatacggacggagcgcctgacgcatagcaatggctacgtggcaaagcttaactgctaaggttacgacttgaaccaaactactgtagctgtatcgtcattcattcgacctaaattgtgtctcatatcacaatggaccaactttgtttcgatttggaggtgcggcctaaaacttttctctccccttgaatttcgagtctcaaataaatttcaggtgcggcttagattcgggaattttttttttcctttatttcgagtctcatttttcaggtgcggcttagattcgagtgcggcgtggattcgagtaaatacggtagctgtTCTTTACATCAAGAGCTTCTGTGTTGGCAAATTTTATTATGTGGTTAGTCTCGTGCAGTGTGTACTCCACCAATGCAGATTTAGCTTTGTGCCACACTCGGCAGTGCCGCTTATGTTCAGTGATCCTGGTGTTGTGTGTCCAGTAATTCCAACGTAGACTTTGACAGTATTGTGAAAAAGGTAGTTGctgctcatcatatagtggagatgttgagtcacagataggcacaacaaaaagactgtcactgtcaacaaaaagactgtcaaacacatgtcccacacatcctcccaccaccacctattccagtctgtTCACAAGCATCACCATCagaggcagagctacctgtgaaacaagtcatgtgacctaagagctaagctgcaaccacggtGCGGCATTCTACATCAGTAtaacaaccaacaagttgtctgtttgcatgaatggccacagacaaactgGGCAAGAAACAGCtgcaccacccagttgctgagcacactggcCAACACAATGTCCTTGATTTCAATGATTCATTCAAAATATATGCCATCTTCTgtatccttcccatcaacaccagtttTTCCGAATTGTGCAAATGGGAACACTGCCTGCAACAACATATCCTATGTTCTCGTAACAACCCCCCGCTCCCCGTCCTTCCAACCCCGGCCGGGCCACAACATTCGTTAGGCATTGTCCTTTACCCACctgtccccttccctgttcccattccagcattacacagccctctgttccaccaTCACACTCACCGTCCTTTTTCTTATATCCGTTTCTgctgccgccaccccccccccctcccactccttcATCTAACCTCCtgattgcacctagctgccctaccccatCCACACCTTCTCCCTGTATCTCCCTGtatcccacaagcagcactttactgtcccccacccctaccctgctatcctttcctctccccatcccagcctcctccttacccccaccacccagattgcttctcccatcttgtgctgctgctcgcagtctggcctcggcagccagagattgtggtcatgtgtgagagttgtgaccctgtgtgtgtgtgtgtgtgtgtgtgtgtgtgtgtgtgtgtgtgtgtgtcacttcttATGTAACTGGTGGAGTGGTGGAGTACTCATTGCTACTCCGAATGTTTTCTAGGTGTTTCATCTCCCATCTGAggtgctgcagctcacatattcgtctCGCTCGCTGTAAGAGTGTATTAatcgtgcctcttttctggctcagtTTGTGCAAGTATCGGTTTGTGAGTGTCTGTTTTCGATAAACACTTTGTCCCAATTGTTAACCATCTCTCAGGACCAGCGGATGTAGAAAGCGTAATTGTTGGTCattttctacctccatggtaaattGTATGTTGGCATCAAGACTGGTCAggtgccttaggaagtcaccgagctgtacCTCACCATGTCTCCACATAATGAAGGTATTGTCAACATATCTGTGTCACACTTTAGGTTTGCAATGGGGggaagtccagtgcctgtgctttgaAATGTTCCATGAAGTTGGCCATCATTGGACTAAGTGGACTACCCGTAGCGATGCCTTCCAGCTGTGTCACTCTACATGAAATAGCTCGTGCCGAGACATACATGAAAGAGCTTGGTGATTTCTTGTGAGAAAATGGAACGGATATATTCCAGAGCAGTGGTTGTCAAACTGCAGTCTGCAGGCAACATGCAGCCCACCGTCAGGtctcagccatattttataatTATATGCTTTTGGCAACAAACAGCAGGATCCAAAAAATGTCGGCTAACATTAAGAGTTTCTTAACAGTGTGTTTTacatgctcagtaacaaacaaaaatacttagatAGATGGTAATATTTTACGATGTGTATAGTTTTGACGTCAATGAAGCCGTTAACTTTGTTAAGTTTGCCACCTATGTCAGGATCAGAGTGATACGTAATGCAGCCAGTGCAGAGTAAATATAAGTGAGAGGGGGAATATTTTATCGTgtgtcttccagtgctgacaactcaAGCATGTGCAGCTAACACagatcagctgctgtggtataaatgtcAAATGGAAGTAACATGGTTTTGTGAATGCGCTTTATAGAAACTCATGTCCAGGtgtggtacatatttgtagcaagtaatatgaaatcaaatgaggctgttgtaatacaatgtaattattaaaagaaaaatgacattccgGACATTTAGTGAACATTTGTAATCATATCTCATGTTGGAGTTACTATATAacgtactaatttatgtaggttatcaGTTAATAATAAGATTGAAGGTATGGTAAAGTGGCTAGGACAGGGAAAGTGACCATTGCATATCTATTGCCCTGAACAGCGCTGCTGCCTGCTGAGAATTTCCAATATAGATTGCCATATTTCTCAGTGAGATTCACAGAGGAAGCtagttgtttctttttttagtAAAACTTTTGATTTTGAGTCTTCTGATCTAaggtattttatttatattattctttTTACTCACTTGTATGAAGAATAGTTTTTTACGATATCAATATTTAAACCTCTTTTTCTCCTATAAATGTAGTTTCTTGTTATTTCAGTTTGATAGTTTCTTCTGTTGATCACTAATGCCGACGTGGCATCCACTCGGGAAAAGTGACAAAGATGTTCACCCCAGTAAGGGTTAGTTACTTCCAAAGAACACTTAGAATACAATAGATAAAACTGACATCTAAAGCCTTTTATATACAAAGCTGTCATCAGTTCTATCCCTTTGTGACAATTCTAATTAAGTTATTTATAAACGGCTCTGTTGCAGTCACTTAGTGTCCTTTTGGATACTATGTGTGAAGGTGCCTAGAAAATGTGTCTAGAAATTgggaaaacaaacatgagatcCTATTGTGATGGCAATGGCCACAGTGTACCTCTTAGGTACAGAAAATTGCTCACTATGTAAGTGTTCAGATAGTTGCATGTGGTTCCAGTAtattattttctttctcacttaaaaatatttggtgtgatatAATATGTAGATTCAAAATGGGTAAGCTTGTACCAATAACCATGGTTTGATGAAAATTGCATTTGTCTTTGAGTAGCCactttaccaccccccccccccacccacccacccacccacccacccacccacccacccacccacccacccacccacccacccacccacccacccttccTATGCAGCCCGAGGTGTCACTCTAAGCCggtcggggtggcagagcggttctaggtgctacagtctggaaccgcgcgaccgctacggtcacagcttcgaattctgccttgggcatggatgtgtgtgatgtccttaggttagttaggtttaagtagctctaagttctaggggactgatgacctcagaagttaagtcccatagtgctcagagccatttgtcactcTAAAATGTGAATATTGTCTCATGAGCAAGAAAATTTGATGACTGCTGCTCCAAAGAATCCGAGTGGCACTTCGGTAAACAAAGGAACATCAAAGCTAACCAAACTGTAGTTTGGTTCAAGTTTGTTTTTTCAGCTTGTCTGTGAAATGTCCCCGAGTATTTTACATACATGTCAGTCTTTCCTTCTTGCAGATGGAGCATAGGGGCTGTGGGGCCAGGAGCACAAACTATTGGTCTTAATGGAACATTATTCATACAGAGATTTGGTAACCCATACAGTTGAGATGGTAGGGCTTGTGTGTTGCGCAGGTTGCTCTGTGTGTCCGCAGAGAGGGAAGATGCCGTGATGAACTGATTCGTATTCTGGGAGATCCACTGTGTCGGATCTGTGCTTAGATTTTGGTATGTCATCCGTATCTAATAGGTCCCAATCTTCTGCTCATAATCTTTGGTCTTCATTACAAAGGTCGCATTTCTCTTATTGGAAGGCGATACCAGTACACTCTTGATAGCTTGTAACTCATCTTATCATCTTTTTTGAGGTTGCAAGATGATGGTTCTGCTTGCCGCAGTATTCTGGCAGTTTCAGTGCATCTTTCCTTAGTTCTTTCACAAGAAAGGTTCTGAATGGATGCTTGTGTTAGCAATGATATTCTCCATAGGTATAGTTATCTGATGATATtgaattccctcctttttgaaggacAGACTGTTTCTCTTATGTTAGTTGTCGTTCACTGAGGTTTACCACTATACGTACCGCACAGAATATGAATCAGTTAATCAGGACATCTTCTCTTTCAGTGGACATACAgaggaacctgcgcaacacagaagccctccCACCTCAgctgtatggattaccaaagaCCCATAAGAATAATGTTCCTTTAAGACAATGTTATAGTACTCCTGGCTCActgacgtataaactggcaaaacttAGTGTGTCTGCTCCAGCAGCATGTGGGAAAGACTGACACATAAGAAAAGACTAAGgatatttcattgagaagctggaAAAAACTAAAACTTGAACCAAACAACATCCTGGTTAGCTGTTCACCAAAGTTTGTTTACCTAAGTGCCATTCAATGATTCTATGGAGTATCAGTTCCACTTTTCCGCAAGACGTCACcaagctctttcatgcatgtctcaccatgaGCCATTTCAAGTGCAATGACACAGCTGGAAGGCATCGCCATGGGCAGTCCAGTGGTGGCAAACTTCTTCATGGGACATTTTGAAGCATGGGCACTGGACCTGccaccttgtaaacctaaggtgtggtatagATATATCAACGATACTTTTGTTGTGAggagccatggtgaggaacagtttggtgacttcctaagacactaaAGTTTCCATGCAAACTGGAGGTAGAAAAGGACCA includes:
- the LOC124722987 gene encoding zinc finger protein Aiolos-like, which produces MPLNTTGNVSNGDDVLNYNEIVTNDTYSWNWSWSGDGPKIELSPTSSCSSSSELATRHESKRGRPRADTITNLIYEGSTSPSAIKCRFCNRVFPREKSLQAHLRTHTGERPYMCDYPGCTKAFTQSGQLKTHQRLHTGEKPFVCSENGCTIRFTHANRHCPEHPNATLHRSDDFVLRPVTCNPEQSSDVLRWLERYRKEREDRTPKKPEKRNKAKRNDVENGSLSCKKLKIRKGLVTVMEQENVQHKKSSSQRATINVEQTCIRSCIPGDVKQNFKLDVNSDSATLNGNGELYSHETCKIRKNSDIRVEQPKKRWLREACRDQALWGVKNELAQPIQWNDRDYCTASMFEELRPMKECHDANQLRPTVLMLAAREGEQSPADDGYLVWQAPSNQPDDNLKWMGAMALMQLSKAKEVENFDSESATTPLNLSQPRYMEL